One Streptosporangium becharense genomic window, CCGGAGCCCCCGCTCCCCCAGCGCGGGATTCGGCTCATCGCCCCCCGGCGGCAGGAACGCGAGGGGTTTGTCCGCGCCCGCGTCGAGCGTCCGCACGACCACCCGGCCGCCGGGGAAGGCGTTCAGCACCTCCCGGTAGGCGGCCTCCTGCTCCTCCATGGAGGGGGCCGAGGCCCGGTCGAGGAAGAGGAACTCGGTCCGGTAGAGCCCGACGCCCTCCGCGCCGTGCTCCAGCGCGGCGGCCACGTCGCGCGGCCCGCCGATGTTGGCCAGCAGCGGCACCCGGTGCCCGTCAGAGGTGGCTCCCGGCCCGGTGGCGGCGGCCAGCGCGGCCCCCCACGCCGCGGCGGCGGCCAGTGCCCCGGCCACCTCGCCGTCGGTGGGCCCGGCGCGGACGACGCCGCCGGTCCCGTCGACCAGCACCCGGGTGCCCGCCGCGATCGAGGTCGCCCCGGGACAGGCCACGACCGCCGGCACGCCGATCGCGCGGGCCAGGATCGCGGTGTGGCTGGTCGGCCCGCCCTCCTCGGTGACGAAGGCCGCGACCACGTCCCGGGAGAGCAGCGCGGTGTCGGCGGGCGCCAGGTCGTGGGCGACGAGGACGTACGGCTCGGCGGCGCGGGCGGGCACACCCGGAAGGGGCCGCCCTTCGAGGACCGCGACGGCCCGGTCCCTGACGTCGTCCAGGTCCGCGACGCGCGCGCCGAGATACCCCCCGGCCCCGGCGAGCGCCTCACGGTAACGGCCGAACGCCTCGTAGACCGCGCGGGCGGCGGCGGCACCCCCGTCGATCGACTGCGCCACCTCGGCGGCCAGGCCCGGATCACGCGCCATCATGGCCTGGGCGCCCAGGATGCCCTCGGCCTCCCCGCCCGCCCGCACGCCCCGCTCCTCCAGGTCGGCCGCGACCCGCTCCAGCGCCGCCCCGGCCCTGGCCCGCTCCGCCGCGGCGTCCCCGTCGTGCCGGGCGTCCGGGGACGGGACGACGACCTCGTACGACAGGACGTACGCCGGGCCGACGCCCACCCCCGGGCTGACCCCCACCCCCGTGAGCGCGGTCATGGTGCCGATGCGATACCGGCGAGTTGGTCGACCAGGTCGTCGGCTCCCTCACCCTCCGCCCTGATCACCACGGTGTCGCCCTGGCGGACGTCGAGTGAGAGCACCGCGAGGATGCTCTTGGCGTTCACCGGCTTGCCGCTCCCCTTGGCGACGGTGACGTCCAGGGACGCCTTGGCGGCGGTCTGCACGAAGGTGGCCGCGGGGCGGGCGTGCAGGCCGACCTCGGACGCAACGGTGACTTGGCGCTCGGCCACGGAATCCTCCTGGAAGAGTCGGCCGGACGGCTGGACCGCCCGGTTCATTGTCGGGTCGACAGGGGCCAGTCGACCCCCGTCAGGTCCGCGACCACGAGATCGGCCCCGGTGAGCTCGGCGTCCGTGTGGGTCGTCGCGATTCCCACGCAGGACATGCCCGCCGCCTTGGCCGCCGCGATCCCGGCGATTGAATCTTCAAACGCCACACAG contains:
- the ptsP gene encoding phosphoenolpyruvate--protein phosphotransferase — protein: MTALTGVGVSPGVGVGPAYVLSYEVVVPSPDARHDGDAAAERARAGAALERVAADLEERGVRAGGEAEGILGAQAMMARDPGLAAEVAQSIDGGAAAARAVYEAFGRYREALAGAGGYLGARVADLDDVRDRAVAVLEGRPLPGVPARAAEPYVLVAHDLAPADTALLSRDVVAAFVTEEGGPTSHTAILARAIGVPAVVACPGATSIAAGTRVLVDGTGGVVRAGPTDGEVAGALAAAAAWGAALAAATGPGATSDGHRVPLLANIGGPRDVAAALEHGAEGVGLYRTEFLFLDRASAPSMEEQEAAYREVLNAFPGGRVVVRTLDAGADKPLAFLPPGGDEPNPALGERGLRLFRTHPEIMDTQLTALARAASGAPSRVEVMAPMVAGVEEAAWFAAACGAAGLPSAGVMVEIPSAALRASDLAATVDFLSLGTNDLAQYAFAADRQVGALAALHDPWQPALLDLVALAAEGAGEHGKPCGVCGEAAADPALACVLVGLGVTSLSMSPPALPAVRAALSRHSREECVLAARAARGTASAAEARAAARSRLPGLAALAL
- a CDS encoding HPr family phosphocarrier protein — encoded protein: MAERQVTVASEVGLHARPAATFVQTAAKASLDVTVAKGSGKPVNAKSILAVLSLDVRQGDTVVIRAEGEGADDLVDQLAGIASAP